The nucleotide sequence GCATGCTTTTTCCGCCTCGGCCAAAGAAAAAATCCAGAACGCTGGCGGCCAGGCGGAAATACTGACTGCTGTTCCGGCAAAAACTAAGGCTTGATCAAATAGCCGGATTATTTCTGGTTAGCTGTAAATTTAATGAATTCTGCCGGTGCCATTAGCCAGGATTTTTTGGGAAAATGCCGCAGGTTTCCGGTGAGTAATATAGCTTGAGAACTGACCGCCGCGTCATAAAATTTGCGGTCGCTTTCATCGGTAAAAGCGATGTTGCTTTTTTTTGGCAGGATAAGAAAACCTCGCTGCGTAAGCCCATTGATCAAAGCATTGATTTTTTCTGCGCCGAAAGAAAATTTCGGTCTGGATAATACAGTCCAGTATTCAGACAATATTGTTGAACTGTAACACGGCCGCAATAGTTTAGCGCCGACCATTTTAATTATCTGCGCCGGCGGGCCTTGCGAAAGCAGGGCGGATACCAGCACGTTGGTGTCCAGGACGACCTTAATGGCGGACATGTTGTTTGCGGGCGGCGCGAATCTCCGCGTTGATTTCAGCCAGTGTCATTTTGGATTTGCCGTTGCGGATGGACTCCATCTGCAACGAGGCGACGGTCTGCATAAATTCCAGTTGTTCCAAAATTGCCAGAGTTTTTTCAAAATCCGCCATGTCAGTCTTGAGCATAATCGCAGAAGGCTTGCCGTTGTTGGTCAAAACCGCTTTGCCCTCTTTGGTCAATTTGGCCAGCGCGCCGTTGGGTGACCGGCTGAATTCCCGGATGGATAAAAATTGCATTTACACACCTCTCTCAATACCAGTTTATTTTTAGCATACCTTATTGTCTGACATTTGTCAATGTTTTGTCAGACAACATGAATTGCCAAAAAACTGAAACTTTTTCAAGATGATTACGATAAATATTAGTGTCCCGCGGAGCTTCCCACGGGGTGTTTTTTTTCTTTTGGACAAAAAAACAGAATATCTTTATAATAGGCTGGTTATATTTTAGAAAAAAGGAATCAATTTTGCTGGCCAACCTCAAATATATTTTCAAACTCCCCGATCTGCGGAAAAGATTGTTTTTTACTCTGGCGATGATCGCGGTGTCGCGTATCGGCGCTTTTATCGCGCTGCCCGGCATCGACACTTCCGCGTTGAAAGCCCTGTCCGCCGCCGGCGGCGCCGGCAATTCTTCGCTTTTGGGTTTCGTCGATCTGTTTTCCGGCGGCGCTTTGACCAATTTCTCGATCTTTTCGATGGGTATCATTCCTTACATTAACGCCTCGATCATTATCCAGCTGCTGACGATCATCATGCCGTCGCTCAAAGAGCTGGCGCAGGAAGGCGAGGGCGGCCGTAAGCAGATCTCGCAGTACACGCGTTATCTGGCGCTGGGTCTGGGCTTTTTTCAAGGCCTGACCGTGGCGGTCAGTTTCCTGAATACCAATCTGATTTCCATTAACACCGGTTATATTTCCTATTGGTGGTTTGTCCTCACTTCGGCGCTGACCATGATGGGCGGCACGGCGTTCCTGATGTGGATCTCTGAGCTGGTCACCGTCAACGGCATAGGCAATGGCGCGTCGCTGCTGATTTTCACCGGCATAATTTCGCGCATGCCTTCTTATATTTCACGTACCATGAAAGTTTTGCTGGCGCCGTCGGATTATATCGGGCTGTTTTTTCTGCTGGCGGTGCTGGTGCTGGTCGTGATCGGCATTGTGATCGTGCAGGATGCCCAGCGCAAAATCCCCGTGCAGTATGCTAAAAAAATTGTCGGCAACAAAATGTACGGCGGTCAGGCGACATATATTCCGCTGAAGATCAATCAAGGCGGTGTGCTGCCGGTGATTTTTGCTTCGTCGATGCTGATGTTCCCGGCAATGCTGGCGCAGCTGCTGCCATTCCTGGCTGGCCTGGCCGCCGTGCTGCGGCCGGACGGCGTATGGTACATGCTGTTGTTTGCCGTGCTGATCTTCTTTTTCACTTATTTTTACACGGCGGTCACTTTCAATCCGCGCGAGCTGGCGGACAATATTCAAAAATAC is from Candidatus Margulisiibacteriota bacterium and encodes:
- the secY gene encoding preprotein translocase subunit SecY, producing MLANLKYIFKLPDLRKRLFFTLAMIAVSRIGAFIALPGIDTSALKALSAAGGAGNSSLLGFVDLFSGGALTNFSIFSMGIIPYINASIIIQLLTIIMPSLKELAQEGEGGRKQISQYTRYLALGLGFFQGLTVAVSFLNTNLISINTGYISYWWFVLTSALTMMGGTAFLMWISELVTVNGIGNGASLLIFTGIISRMPSYISRTMKVLLAPSDYIGLFFLLAVLVLVVIGIVIVQDAQRKIPVQYAKKIVGNKMYGGQATYIPLKINQGGVLPVIFASSMLMFPAMLAQLLPFLAGLAAVLRPDGVWYMLLFAVLIFFFTYFYTAVTFNPRELADNIQKYGGFILGVRPGQPTVQYLDSIISRLTFAGATFLALITILPIVTANITTIDTFIGLGGTALLIMVGVTLDLMRQIDMVVVNSKYEGLIR
- a CDS encoding putative toxin-antitoxin system toxin component, PIN family; the encoded protein is MSAIKVVLDTNVLVSALLSQGPPAQIIKMVGAKLLRPCYSSTILSEYWTVLSRPKFSFGAEKINALINGLTQRGFLILPKKSNIAFTDESDRKFYDAAVSSQAILLTGNLRHFPKKSWLMAPAEFIKFTANQK